Proteins encoded in a region of the Flavobacteriales bacterium genome:
- the lhgO gene encoding L-2-hydroxyglutarate oxidase: MENTPQYDIAIIGGGIVGAATLYKMQKAYPTMKILLVEKETKLADHQTGNNSGVIHSGLYYTPGSLKAKNCVKGRHELVAFAKEHNVAHDVCGKVVVATKESELPFMDKIFQNGLANNTEGIEKISGDQVKEIEPYVESIGGIWVPCTGIIDYRGATEKMAEVALGAQSESKVSLGTEALGFVHHEDYSEIKTTKGDFTAKKLVFCGGLQADRLAKKDGVAIKEKVVGFRGDYYELTEQAKHKVKNLIYPVPNPDFPFLGVHFTRMTDGEIECGPNAVFTFKREGYGKTDFSLKDTASALSYGGTWKLFFKNMSFGINEYRRAFSKKLFLQTLQGLIPSLTMEDIKPGRSGVRALLLSEDGDTRDDFRIEYGKNSIHVLNAPSPAATASLAIGDEIVEMAKKHFNL, encoded by the coding sequence ATGGAAAATACACCACAATACGATATTGCTATTATAGGAGGAGGAATTGTAGGAGCTGCGACTTTATATAAAATGCAGAAAGCATACCCTACAATGAAAATTTTATTAGTTGAGAAGGAAACTAAATTAGCAGATCATCAGACGGGGAATAATTCAGGAGTTATTCACTCAGGGTTGTATTATACACCAGGTTCATTGAAAGCTAAGAATTGTGTTAAAGGTAGACATGAGTTAGTGGCTTTCGCCAAAGAACATAATGTGGCACATGATGTTTGTGGAAAGGTGGTAGTAGCAACAAAAGAAAGTGAATTACCATTTATGGATAAGATATTCCAAAATGGTTTGGCTAATAATACCGAAGGAATAGAGAAAATTTCAGGAGATCAAGTGAAAGAAATAGAGCCTTATGTAGAAAGCATAGGTGGGATTTGGGTTCCATGTACTGGTATTATTGATTATAGAGGAGCAACAGAGAAAATGGCTGAAGTAGCTTTAGGTGCGCAGTCTGAAAGTAAAGTGAGTTTAGGGACAGAAGCGTTAGGATTTGTGCATCATGAAGATTATTCTGAAATAAAAACAACGAAAGGAGATTTTACAGCAAAGAAATTAGTTTTCTGTGGTGGATTGCAAGCCGACCGTCTTGCTAAAAAAGATGGTGTAGCAATCAAGGAGAAGGTTGTTGGCTTTAGAGGAGATTACTATGAATTAACTGAACAAGCAAAACATAAAGTTAAAAACTTAATATATCCAGTACCCAATCCAGACTTTCCATTTTTAGGAGTTCACTTTACTCGTATGACTGATGGCGAAATTGAATGTGGTCCTAATGCAGTGTTTACGTTTAAAAGAGAAGGATATGGTAAAACTGACTTTAGTTTAAAAGATACCGCTAGTGCATTATCTTATGGTGGTACTTGGAAGTTATTCTTTAAAAACATGAGTTTTGGTATTAACGAATATCGAAGAGCTTTTTCTAAAAAGTTGTTTTTACAAACTTTACAAGGTTTAATTCCGTCTTTAACAATGGAAGACATCAAACCAGGACGTTCTGGTGTAAGAGCATTATTGTTGAGTGAAGATGGAGATACTAGAGATGATTTTAGAATTGAATACGGGAAAAATAGTATTCACGTTTTAAATGCTCCGTCTCCAGCAGCGACAGCTTCGTTGGCAATTGGTGATGAAATTGTAGAAATGGCTAAAAAGCATTTTAATCTGTAA
- a CDS encoding iron-sulfur cluster assembly accessory protein, translating into MIEVTESAKNQALHLMKQDNKDGYFIRVGVKGGGCSGLMYDLDFDNEIKETDKEFESNGIKVVVDKKSFLYLVGTTLDFSGGLNGKGFVFVNPNAERTCGCGESFSL; encoded by the coding sequence ATGATTGAAGTAACCGAAAGTGCTAAAAATCAAGCACTTCATTTAATGAAACAAGATAATAAAGATGGATACTTTATTCGTGTTGGAGTAAAAGGAGGCGGATGCTCTGGGTTAATGTACGACTTAGACTTTGATAATGAGATAAAGGAAACAGATAAAGAATTCGAAAGTAATGGTATAAAAGTAGTTGTTGATAAAAAAAGCTTTTTATACCTAGTAGGCACTACATTGGACTTTTCAGGAGGCTTAAACGGAAAAGGATTCGTTTTTGTCAACCCTAATGCTGAGAGAACATGTGGTTGCGGTGAAAGCTTTTCGCTTTAA
- the sufB gene encoding Fe-S cluster assembly protein SufB: MAYTEESLKEELENQEYEFGFTIDIEADKAPNGLNEDIIRFISAKKDEPEWLLEYRLNAFKIWSQMEEPDWAHVSYEKPKFQEICYYAAPKPKKELESLDEVDPEILKTMERLGISIEEQKRLTGVAVDFVLDSVSVATSFKEKLGELGIIFCSFSDAVKNHPELVKKYLGTVVPTTDNFYAALNSAVFSDGSFCYIPKGVRCPMELSTYFRINEAGTGQFERTLLIADQGSYVSYLEGCTAPQRDENQLHAAVVELIALDDAEIKYSTVQNWYPGDKEGKGGVYNFVTKRGLCERNAKVSWTQVETGSAVTWKYPSCILKGDHSVGEFYSVAVTNNYQQADTGTKMIHIGKNTKSTIISKGISAGNSHNSYRGLVKIGKGATNARNFSQCDSLLMTDTSGAHTYPYIECENATAQLEHEATTSKIGEDQLFYCKQRGISEEKAISLIVNGYAKEVLNKLPMEFAVEAQKLLEISLENSVG, from the coding sequence ATGGCATATACTGAAGAAAGTTTAAAAGAAGAATTGGAAAACCAAGAATATGAATTTGGTTTTACAATTGATATTGAAGCTGACAAAGCCCCAAATGGATTAAATGAAGATATTATTCGTTTTATCTCAGCAAAGAAAGATGAACCAGAATGGTTATTAGAATATCGTCTAAATGCGTTTAAAATTTGGTCACAAATGGAAGAGCCTGATTGGGCACACGTAAGTTACGAAAAGCCTAAATTTCAGGAAATTTGTTATTATGCAGCACCAAAACCGAAAAAGGAGCTAGAAAGTCTAGACGAAGTTGATCCTGAAATTCTAAAAACAATGGAAAGACTTGGAATTTCTATTGAAGAACAAAAAAGACTAACGGGTGTAGCTGTTGATTTTGTATTAGATTCGGTATCTGTTGCTACTTCTTTTAAAGAGAAATTAGGGGAACTAGGCATCATATTTTGTTCATTTAGTGATGCTGTAAAAAATCATCCTGAATTGGTCAAAAAATATTTGGGAACAGTTGTTCCAACAACAGATAACTTTTATGCAGCATTAAACTCAGCTGTTTTCTCTGACGGTTCATTCTGCTATATTCCTAAAGGAGTGAGATGCCCAATGGAACTGTCTACCTATTTTAGAATTAACGAAGCAGGTACAGGTCAATTTGAACGAACATTATTAATTGCAGATCAAGGAAGCTATGTGAGTTACTTAGAAGGTTGTACTGCTCCACAAAGAGATGAAAATCAATTACACGCCGCTGTAGTTGAGCTCATCGCTTTAGACGATGCTGAAATTAAATACTCTACTGTACAAAACTGGTACCCTGGTGATAAAGAAGGAAAAGGTGGAGTTTACAATTTTGTTACTAAACGTGGACTTTGCGAAAGAAATGCCAAAGTATCTTGGACACAAGTAGAAACAGGTTCTGCCGTAACCTGGAAGTACCCTTCATGTATTTTAAAAGGCGATCATTCAGTTGGAGAATTTTATTCGGTTGCAGTCACTAACAACTATCAACAGGCTGATACAGGGACTAAAATGATTCACATTGGAAAGAATACCAAAAGTACTATTATCTCTAAAGGTATTTCGGCTGGTAACAGTCATAACTCTTACAGAGGATTAGTTAAAATTGGGAAAGGAGCAACTAATGCTCGTAACTTCTCTCAATGTGACTCTTTGCTAATGACAGATACATCAGGAGCCCATACTTATCCATATATTGAATGCGAGAACGCTACTGCTCAATTAGAGCATGAAGCTACGACGAGTAAGATTGGAGAAGATCAATTATTCTATTGTAAACAAAGAGGAATTAGCGAAGAAAAAGCCATTAGTTTAATTGTAAATGGTTATGCAAAAGAGGTCTTGAATAAACTACCGATGGAATTTGCAGTAGAAGCACAAAAATTATTAGAAATCAGTTTAGAAAATTCGGTTGGATAA
- the sufC gene encoding Fe-S cluster assembly ATPase SufC, with product MIKIKDLAASIDGKEILKGVNLEVKAGEVHAIMGPNGAGKSTLSAVLAGRDEYEITGGSVEFLGKDLLEFDPEERAWLGLFLAFQYPVEIAGVSNMNFLKTALQERSKYLGEEPMSAKDFLKKVKEKAALVELDDKLKNRSVNEGFSGGEKKRNEIFQMAMLEPKLAILDETDSGLDIDALRIVSSGVNTLKNSENATVVITHYQRLLDYIVPDYVHVLADGKIVKTGDKNLAIELEEKGYDWI from the coding sequence ATTATTAAAATAAAAGATTTAGCTGCATCAATAGATGGAAAAGAAATCTTAAAAGGAGTGAACTTAGAAGTAAAAGCTGGAGAAGTACACGCAATAATGGGGCCTAATGGTGCTGGAAAAAGTACCCTTTCAGCAGTTTTAGCAGGAAGAGATGAATACGAAATCACTGGAGGTTCTGTAGAATTTCTTGGAAAAGATTTATTAGAATTCGATCCAGAAGAAAGAGCTTGGTTAGGTTTATTTTTAGCTTTTCAATACCCTGTTGAAATAGCTGGTGTAAGTAATATGAACTTCTTAAAAACAGCGCTACAAGAGCGAAGTAAATACTTAGGAGAAGAACCAATGTCTGCTAAAGACTTTTTGAAAAAAGTAAAAGAAAAAGCTGCTTTGGTAGAGTTAGATGATAAATTGAAAAACCGATCTGTAAACGAAGGCTTTTCAGGTGGAGAGAAAAAGCGTAATGAAATCTTCCAAATGGCAATGCTTGAACCTAAATTAGCTATTTTAGATGAAACAGATTCAGGATTAGATATTGATGCTTTAAGAATTGTTTCGAGTGGTGTTAACACCCTTAAAAACAGTGAAAATGCTACTGTTGTCATTACACATTATCAACGTTTATTAGATTATATCGTACCAGATTATGTACACGTATTAGCTGACGGTAAAATCGTAAAGACTGGCGACAAAAATTTAGCTATAGAATTGGAGGAAAAAGGATACGATTGGATTTAA
- the sufD gene encoding Fe-S cluster assembly protein SufD codes for MTMTIAHPILENLKQSDINPELTNHALNIIEKSSFPTRKTEDWKYTRINKILKQEYIQKEVSNNFDTSEYIDKRLDAINVFVVNGHYSTSLSETNTIDGLFIEKIGKNNINYNTITNIEDNIFSAINTAYTSDGLSISVQKNTKIKQPIHIINILTEDHVFANPRTLIVVEQSSELEIIQTFIAPKAVNTFTNALTEIFVKENAKCTFTKIENEGTKSALISTEDVKQLNDSTFQINTITKRQDFVRNGLNIAVDGQNCSTYLNGAYAPINGEHVDNHTRVDHLQPNCMSSEIYKGVLNDKSTGVFNGKVIVHVDAQKIEAYQKNNNVLISDHATMNAKPELEIFADDVKCSHGTTTGQFDEEAIFYLQARGISKTTAKEMLIEAFMDEVFDEIDNEMIRDFVKTN; via the coding sequence ATGACAATGACAATAGCACACCCCATCCTCGAAAACCTAAAACAATCAGATATTAATCCAGAGCTAACAAATCATGCACTGAATATTATCGAGAAAAGTAGTTTTCCTACTCGTAAGACTGAGGATTGGAAATATACCAGAATAAATAAAATTCTTAAACAAGAATATATTCAAAAAGAAGTGTCGAATAACTTCGATACATCCGAATACATTGACAAACGTTTAGATGCAATCAACGTATTTGTTGTTAACGGACACTACTCTACTTCACTTTCTGAGACCAATACCATTGATGGTTTGTTTATTGAAAAGATAGGTAAAAACAACATCAACTACAATACCATTACCAATATTGAAGATAATATCTTTAGTGCCATAAATACGGCTTATACAAGTGATGGGCTTAGTATCTCTGTTCAAAAAAACACTAAGATTAAACAACCTATACATATCATCAATATTCTCACTGAAGATCATGTTTTTGCCAATCCAAGAACTTTAATTGTAGTTGAACAATCGAGTGAGTTGGAGATTATCCAAACATTTATAGCTCCAAAAGCTGTAAACACATTCACCAATGCTTTAACAGAAATATTTGTTAAAGAAAATGCAAAATGTACGTTTACTAAAATAGAAAATGAGGGAACTAAAAGTGCTTTAATCTCAACTGAAGACGTTAAGCAACTAAACGATAGTACATTCCAAATCAATACCATTACCAAAAGACAAGATTTTGTTCGAAATGGATTAAATATTGCTGTGGATGGGCAAAACTGTTCAACTTATTTGAACGGAGCTTATGCGCCTATTAATGGAGAGCATGTAGACAACCATACTCGTGTTGATCACTTACAACCCAACTGTATGAGTAGTGAGATATACAAAGGGGTATTAAACGATAAATCAACAGGTGTTTTTAACGGAAAAGTGATTGTACATGTTGACGCTCAAAAAATTGAAGCTTATCAAAAAAACAATAATGTTTTAATTTCTGATCATGCTACTATGAATGCTAAACCAGAACTTGAAATATTTGCCGATGATGTTAAATGTAGTCATGGTACTACTACTGGTCAATTTGATGAGGAAGCTATTTTTTACCTACAAGCAAGAGGTATTAGTAAAACCACTGCAAAAGAGATGCTTATAGAAGCATTTATGGATGAAGTTTTTGATGAAATAGACAACGAAATGATAAGAGATTTTGTTAAGACAAACTAA
- a CDS encoding thiamine pyrophosphate-dependent enzyme: MSNKAEKIEFEAFKKEVIEDYTLACISREMSLLGRKEVLTGKAKFGIFGDGKEVAQLAMAKQFQNGDFRSGYYRDQTFMMAIDALTIQQYFAGLYAHTNIELEPISGGRQMGGHFATRSLDENGNWKNLMAQKNSSADISPTAGQMPRLLGLALASKVYRNNPLLEDFTNFSNKGNEVAFGTIGDASTSEGLFWETINAAGVLEVPMAMSVWDDGWGISVARKYQTTKDSISDVLAGFKKTKTSNGYNIYKVKGWDYPNLVKTYTEAIAKCRKDHTPTLIHVVEVTQPQGHSTSGSHERYKTKEQLEWAKEFDCIEQMKKWILSKDNFAGQPIATAEELDEIRAKAKKDVRTEQKKAWANFLAELKTEKDTAVTLLTNLANESKQGVFIGKLKDELSKAMDPIRKEILGTVKKALRLTRGESINAKTALINWVKQIQNEAHDKYSSYLYSESELSPLNAEEVAPSYSENPEKVDGRVILRENFRGLFDKYPELLTFGEDTGKIGGVNQSMEGIQEQFGELRVSDTGIREATILGQGIGMAMRGLKPIAEIQYLDYILYCLQIMSDDLATVQWRTKGGQKSPLIIRTRGHRLEGVWHAGSPMAGIINLVKGIHVCVPRNMTKAAGFYNTLLEGDDPALVVECLNGYRTKELMPENLTQFKTPLGIPEVVQEGTDITVVSYGSTFNLCEIAAKQLQEVGISVELIDVQTLIPFDTEHAIVESLKKTNKILFVDEDFEGGTTAYMMQQVLQNQGGYYHLDAQPKTLAAKPHRPAYGTDGDYFSKPSVDDIFDAVYEIMQEDNPSVFQPIYS, translated from the coding sequence ATGAGTAATAAAGCAGAGAAAATAGAATTTGAAGCGTTTAAAAAAGAAGTGATCGAAGATTATACACTAGCTTGTATTAGTAGGGAAATGTCTCTTTTAGGAAGAAAAGAGGTACTAACTGGGAAAGCTAAGTTTGGTATTTTTGGAGATGGTAAAGAAGTTGCTCAATTAGCCATGGCTAAGCAATTTCAAAATGGAGACTTTAGATCAGGTTATTATAGAGATCAAACCTTTATGATGGCTATTGATGCCTTAACTATTCAACAGTACTTTGCTGGTTTATATGCACATACCAATATTGAATTAGAACCTATTTCTGGTGGTCGTCAAATGGGAGGACATTTCGCTACACGTAGTTTAGACGAAAATGGAAACTGGAAAAACTTAATGGCTCAAAAGAATTCTAGTGCAGACATCTCTCCCACTGCTGGTCAAATGCCACGTTTACTTGGCTTAGCATTAGCTTCTAAAGTATACCGTAACAATCCTTTGCTAGAAGACTTTACCAATTTCTCTAACAAAGGGAATGAAGTCGCTTTTGGAACAATTGGAGATGCCAGTACATCTGAAGGGCTGTTTTGGGAAACCATTAATGCTGCTGGTGTATTAGAAGTCCCTATGGCTATGTCTGTTTGGGACGATGGTTGGGGAATCTCTGTTGCTCGAAAATATCAAACAACTAAAGACAGTATCTCTGATGTATTGGCTGGGTTTAAAAAGACAAAGACATCCAATGGTTATAACATCTATAAAGTAAAAGGTTGGGACTACCCTAACTTAGTTAAGACTTATACTGAAGCTATTGCTAAGTGTAGAAAAGACCACACCCCTACTCTAATTCATGTTGTTGAAGTAACACAACCTCAAGGTCATTCGACTTCTGGCTCTCATGAAAGGTATAAAACCAAAGAACAATTGGAATGGGCTAAAGAATTTGACTGTATTGAGCAAATGAAAAAATGGATCCTCAGCAAGGATAATTTTGCTGGACAACCAATTGCTACAGCTGAGGAATTAGATGAAATTAGAGCTAAAGCTAAAAAGGATGTAAGAACTGAACAAAAGAAAGCTTGGGCTAACTTTTTAGCTGAATTAAAAACTGAAAAAGATACTGCTGTTACTTTATTAACAAACTTAGCTAACGAAAGTAAGCAAGGCGTATTTATTGGAAAACTTAAGGATGAGTTATCTAAAGCTATGGATCCTATTCGTAAAGAAATTCTAGGAACAGTTAAAAAAGCTTTACGACTAACTAGAGGGGAAAGTATTAATGCAAAAACAGCTTTAATCAATTGGGTAAAACAAATTCAAAACGAGGCACACGATAAATACAGTTCGTATTTATATTCGGAGTCTGAGTTAAGTCCTTTAAACGCTGAAGAGGTTGCTCCTAGCTACTCAGAGAATCCAGAGAAAGTAGATGGAAGAGTTATTCTAAGAGAGAACTTTAGAGGCTTATTTGATAAATATCCTGAGTTATTAACTTTTGGTGAAGATACTGGAAAAATTGGAGGAGTAAACCAATCCATGGAGGGCATTCAAGAGCAATTTGGTGAATTGAGGGTTTCTGATACTGGTATTCGTGAAGCAACTATTTTAGGTCAAGGAATTGGTATGGCTATGAGAGGTTTAAAACCTATCGCTGAGATACAATACTTAGATTATATTTTGTATTGTTTACAAATCATGAGCGATGATTTAGCTACTGTACAATGGCGAACAAAGGGAGGACAGAAATCTCCATTAATTATTAGAACTAGAGGACATCGTTTAGAGGGTGTATGGCATGCAGGTTCACCAATGGCTGGAATTATTAACTTAGTCAAAGGAATTCATGTTTGTGTACCTAGAAACATGACCAAAGCAGCTGGTTTTTACAATACCTTATTAGAAGGTGACGACCCTGCTTTAGTTGTTGAATGTTTGAATGGCTATAGAACAAAAGAGTTAATGCCAGAAAACTTGACACAATTTAAAACACCTCTTGGTATTCCTGAAGTAGTTCAAGAAGGTACCGACATTACAGTTGTAAGTTATGGTTCGACATTCAACCTTTGTGAAATTGCTGCTAAACAATTACAAGAAGTTGGTATTTCTGTTGAATTAATTGATGTTCAAACTCTTATTCCTTTTGATACTGAACATGCTATTGTAGAATCCCTTAAGAAAACCAATAAAATTTTATTTGTAGATGAAGATTTTGAGGGGGGAACTACTGCTTATATGATGCAACAGGTGTTACAAAACCAAGGAGGTTATTATCACTTAGATGCACAACCTAAAACATTAGCTGCAAAACCACATCGACCAGCCTATGGAACTGATGGGGATTATTTCTCTAAACCAAGTGTTGATGATATTTTTGATGCTGTTTATGAGATCATGCAGGAAGATAACCCTTCAGTTTTTCAACCTATTTATTCTTAA
- a CDS encoding ComEC family competence protein, whose product MHPQFQLLYLRRVPFLKILIPLLLGIILSKHFPYSLSVFLTIVFLFLGGILFFAKTFQQSYTTNHFFGLFISLFLLFFGSSYTHFRTEINFPNYFQHLQTDSILEGYISEAIIEKKKCFETVISLKKVYQNHSKTITNGKIKCLFPKQLSHSLQIGDVILFKAQLNEINPPAFPEQFNYKKYLEAKGIFHSTYLTKNQFIKISHINTPYILAQKARVNLIKLFRKSYLNKDGLAIVSALFLGEKKLLNTTIKDHFTTIGAMHVLAVSGLHVGILLFIINGCLNFFFRKNKSTKLKLLLSILLIWGFAFITGLSVSVMRASIMFSLIAIGRLLLENKNIYNIILASAFVLLIINPNFITDIGFQLSYLAVLGIIYFYPKIFNLFFIKNKIINYIWSITAVSIAAQIATIPISIFYFHQISILSILSNIFVTCFAILIITIGVLMLSTIYIDFIFLFLSKCLNTLIEVLLQIVKKLALTPYGKLEGLTLSTLELGLYFVGVFCFIILLETKRLKYLNYTLMILLCFTISKHYNYNQRKQLQKITFLNTNNQIAFNITTPNNNILCHSISDKEVMYYLSKSLQNFWLKNTSKKATTKILSKNNELVILNKLKILILNHQLNTSIEEWCDFVIINNPKLNLEKINQLVRTNTIVFSNKISPQHFLYFKNKIQFLEVNLYTSLNNPCFKINL is encoded by the coding sequence ATGCATCCCCAATTTCAGCTCCTTTATTTAAGAAGAGTCCCTTTTTTAAAGATCCTAATTCCTTTACTATTAGGAATAATACTTTCTAAACACTTTCCTTATTCATTAAGCGTTTTTTTAACCATAGTCTTTTTATTTTTGGGAGGAATTCTATTTTTTGCAAAAACCTTTCAACAGTCTTATACCACCAATCATTTCTTTGGCCTATTCATTAGCTTATTTTTATTATTTTTTGGTAGCAGCTATACTCATTTTAGAACAGAAATTAATTTTCCAAATTATTTCCAACACCTTCAAACTGACTCTATACTTGAGGGATACATCAGTGAAGCAATAATCGAAAAAAAGAAGTGTTTTGAAACAGTTATCAGTCTTAAAAAAGTTTACCAAAACCACTCAAAAACCATTACCAATGGAAAGATCAAATGTCTTTTTCCTAAACAACTATCCCATTCCCTACAAATAGGTGATGTCATTTTATTCAAAGCTCAGCTCAATGAAATAAATCCACCAGCCTTTCCCGAACAATTTAATTACAAAAAATACCTGGAAGCGAAAGGAATTTTTCATTCAACGTATCTTACCAAGAATCAATTTATCAAAATTAGCCATATTAATACTCCTTATATTCTCGCTCAAAAGGCTAGAGTTAACCTTATTAAACTATTCAGAAAATCCTATCTAAACAAAGACGGATTAGCTATTGTATCCGCCTTGTTCTTAGGTGAAAAAAAATTACTCAATACAACAATTAAAGATCATTTTACGACCATTGGGGCAATGCATGTTTTAGCAGTATCTGGGTTACATGTTGGAATCCTCTTGTTTATTATCAATGGTTGTTTAAACTTCTTTTTTAGAAAAAATAAAAGCACTAAACTTAAATTACTCCTCTCCATCTTACTCATCTGGGGATTTGCTTTTATAACTGGTCTAAGCGTGAGCGTAATGAGAGCAAGTATCATGTTTTCCTTAATTGCAATTGGGAGGCTCTTATTAGAAAACAAAAACATTTACAATATCATCTTAGCTTCAGCTTTTGTATTACTAATTATCAACCCTAATTTTATAACAGATATTGGCTTTCAACTCAGTTATCTAGCTGTTTTAGGTATCATCTACTTCTATCCAAAAATTTTCAACCTTTTCTTTATCAAGAATAAAATCATCAATTATATATGGAGCATTACAGCAGTTTCTATTGCTGCACAAATAGCTACTATTCCAATTAGTATTTTTTATTTTCATCAAATCTCTATCCTCTCTATTCTCTCAAATATCTTCGTTACATGTTTTGCTATTTTAATCATAACAATTGGCGTTTTAATGTTGAGCACTATTTATATCGATTTTATATTTTTATTCTTATCTAAATGCTTAAATACTCTAATTGAAGTCTTACTACAAATAGTAAAAAAATTGGCGTTAACTCCCTATGGTAAATTAGAGGGACTAACTCTTTCAACCTTAGAATTAGGACTCTATTTTGTTGGAGTCTTTTGCTTTATTATACTATTAGAGACCAAACGATTAAAGTACCTAAATTACACTTTAATGATCCTCCTATGTTTTACAATCAGTAAGCACTATAACTACAACCAAAGAAAACAATTACAAAAAATTACATTTTTAAACACTAACAATCAAATTGCTTTTAATATTACAACCCCAAACAATAATATTCTTTGTCATTCGATTTCTGACAAAGAAGTGATGTACTATTTATCGAAATCATTGCAAAATTTTTGGTTGAAAAACACGTCTAAAAAAGCTACTACAAAAATACTTTCTAAGAACAATGAGCTAGTAATACTTAACAAGCTTAAAATACTCATTCTTAACCACCAACTCAATACTTCAATTGAAGAATGGTGTGATTTTGTCATCATTAATAATCCCAAATTAAATTTAGAAAAAATCAATCAACTCGTTAGGACAAATACGATTGTGTTTAGTAACAAGATCTCTCCTCAACATTTCCTTTATTTTAAAAATAAAATTCAGTTTTTAGAAGTTAACCTATATACCTCCCTAAATAATCCATGTTTTAAAATCAACCTTTAA
- the trxA gene encoding thioredoxin, giving the protein MALEFTESNFDELTNTDKPVLVDFWAEWCGPCRLVGPHVEALATEYEGKAVVGKVNVDQYGTLAAKFGVRNIPTLIVLKNGEVVEKVVGAVPKATLAAKLDANL; this is encoded by the coding sequence ATGGCATTAGAATTTACAGAATCAAACTTTGATGAATTAACAAACACAGATAAACCTGTATTAGTTGACTTTTGGGCTGAATGGTGTGGACCATGTAGATTAGTAGGACCTCACGTTGAGGCATTAGCTACTGAATATGAGGGAAAAGCAGTTGTTGGAAAAGTAAACGTTGACCAATATGGAACTTTAGCAGCTAAATTTGGAGTAAGAAATATCCCTACTTTGATTGTCTTAAAAAACGGAGAAGTGGTAGAGAAAGTAGTTGGAGCTGTTCCTAAAGCTACTTTAGCAGCTAAATTAGACGCTAATCTATAA